TACCAGTTTTATTAAGTAAGGGTTTAATGTGTGACAATCTTCATGGATGATGAATTGAATGCAACATATATAACTCTTGGTGGGTATGTGGAAATGGGCAAATAcaggtatttatatttttgtattatgttCACAGTATATATTCTAACAATCTGCTTTAATTGCACCATTGTGTACCTTATTTCCATACACAGGAACCTCCATGAGCCTATGTATATTTTCATTGCAGCTTTGCTACTGAACTCTATTATTTACAACACTGCTATGTACCCAAAGTTGTtaagtgactttttttctgaaaaacagaTCTTATCGTATTCAGCATGTatctttcagttttttgtatATTACACCTTAAGTGCTTCAGATTTCTTTCTGTTGTCAGCCATGTCTTATGACAGGTATGTGGCTATATGTAAACCTCTGCAATATCCAACTATCATGAGAAAATGCACAGTGAGCAGCATTCTGGTTCTAGCTTGGTTTATACCTGCTTCTGAGATGGCAGTTCAAATAACACTGGTTACTAATTCAAAACTTTGTTATTTCACTTTAAGAGCAATTTTTTGCAACAATTCACTTTACAATCTCTTCTGTGAGAGTTCAAGAGCACTATCTATATTTGATGTGTTTGCGCTGCTTAACATGGCACTTTTCCCTTTGCTCTTCATACTGTTTACATATACCAGAATACTTATAATATCATTTCAAAGTGGTAGCAATGTCTGGAAAAAAGCCGCACAGACTTGTTTACCCCACCTGATAGTTTTAATCTGCTTTTCATCTTTGTGTGCATATGATGTTATAATAATTCACCTTGGATCTGATTTACATTTCATAATGACTTTACAAGCGTTTTTCTATTATCCTCTGTTATATCCAGTTATATATGgactaaaaatgaaagaaatctcTAAACATCTAAAGAAGTTGTTCTGTCAAGCCAAAGTGATGTAATGTATTAAAAGTAATGTTACAGTAATAGTTATGTTAATGATGCTAATGCACAAACATTCCTTCTGTGATATTAATCCTGAGATGTGAATGTTCAGACCTATGGAAG
The Anoplopoma fimbria isolate UVic2021 breed Golden Eagle Sablefish chromosome 16, Afim_UVic_2022, whole genome shotgun sequence genome window above contains:
- the LOC129104834 gene encoding olfactory receptor 6N2-like translates to MDDELNATYITLGGYVEMGKYRYLYFCIMFTVYILTICFNCTIVYLISIHRNLHEPMYIFIAALLLNSIIYNTAMYPKLLSDFFSEKQILSYSACIFQFFVYYTLSASDFFLLSAMSYDRYVAICKPLQYPTIMRKCTVSSILVLAWFIPASEMAVQITLVTNSKLCYFTLRAIFCNNSLYNLFCESSRALSIFDVFALLNMALFPLLFILFTYTRILIISFQSGSNVWKKAAQTCLPHLIVLICFSSLCAYDVIIIHLGSDLHFIMTLQAFFYYPLLYPVIYGLKMKEISKHLKKLFCQAKVM